In Mycteria americana isolate JAX WOST 10 ecotype Jacksonville Zoo and Gardens chromosome 29, USCA_MyAme_1.0, whole genome shotgun sequence, one genomic interval encodes:
- the IL4I1 gene encoding L-amino-acid oxidase translates to MLIAKCLCCIIVFSSFLLFLVLFQILLLVGLLSAKRFPCFPEYCLHDKDYEELLKIVKDGLEPATHPANVVIVGAGISGLTAAKLLRDAGHRVTILEISNQVGGRIRTYRPEGQDWYVELGPMRLPGKHRIVREFIRQFDLKLNPFIQTDDKTWYFVNGTRMRAEEVNRNPNILNYTVKPSERGKSASQLYREALNKAFKKFQTTDCKKYLAEYDSFSTKEYLIKVGNLSRGAVQMIGDLLNEDSGFYLSFLASLWDFDIYSNESFDEITGGFDQLPKAFHKALPNVIQFNCTVEKIMTKGNKVHVFYRTPDTLAPTIATADYVLVTSTAKATRHIQFLPPLSPPKTHALRSIHYGSASKIALACSEKFWEKDGIQGGQSITDRPSRFIYYPSHNFSSGVGVILASYTWNNDADFFLPLTDEKCLDVVLQDLSDIHQVSKEYLQYTCDQYVIQKWQLDKHSLGAFAAFTPYQFVDYSQALFEHEGRVHFAGEHAAQPHAWIDTAMKSAIRAASNIHHDSGEAQMLNEEGEWGQTGSFLRREDL, encoded by the exons ATGCTGATTGCCAAGTGCCTTTGTTGCATTattgtcttctcttcttttcttctcttcctagtCCTCTTCCAAATACTCCTGCTAGTAGGTCTCCTAAGTGCAAAGAGGTTTCCATGTTTCCCTGAATATTGCCTTCATGACAAAGACTATGAGGAACTGCTGAAGATTGTCAAAGATGGGCTAGAACCTGCAACTCATCCAGCAAATGTGGTCATCGTCGGTGCAGGAATAAGCGGGCTGACAGCAGCAAAGTTGCTCCGAGATGCCGGCCACAGG GTTACCATTCTGGAAATAAGCAATCAGGTAGGTGGGCGGATCAGGACATACCGACCAGAGGGACAGGACTGGTACGTGGAGTTGGGACCCATGCGTCTGCCAGGCAAGCACAG GATCGTCCGTGAATTCATTAGGCAGTTTGACCTGAAGCTAAACCCATTCATCCAGACGGACGACAAGACCTGGTACTTTGTGAACGGCACTCGGATGAGAGCTGAGGAAGTGAATAGAAACCCCAACATCCTAAACTACACAGTGAAACCATCAGAGAGAGGCAAGAGTGCCAGCCAGCTTTATAGAGAAGCACTAAACAAG GCTTTCAAGAAGTTCCAGACTACAGACTGCAAGAAATATCTAGCTGAATATGACTCCTTCTCCACCAAG GAGTATTTGATTAAAGTGGGAAATCTAAGCCGAGGAGCAGTTCAGATGATCGGTGACTTGTTGAACGAGGACTCTGGATTTTATCTGTCCTTCCTTGCCTCACTGTGGGATTTTGATATCTACTCTAATGAGAG ttttgaTGAAATCACAGGGGGATTTGACCAACTGCCCAAAGCCTTCCACAAAGCATTGCCCAATGTCATCCAGTTCAATTGCACGGTGGAGAAAATCATGACCAAGGGAAACAAAGTCCATGTGTTTTACCGCACTCCGGACACTCTGGCCCCGACCATAGCAACTGCAGATTACGTCCTTGTCACCTCCACAGCCAAAGCCACCAGGCACATCCAATTCCTGCCGCCGCTCTCTCCTCCAAAGACCCACGCCCTGCGCTCCATCCACTATGGAAGTGCCTCCAAAATAGCCTTGGCTTGCTCTGAGAAGTTCTGGGAGAAGGATGGCATCCAAGGAGGGCAGTCCATCACCGACCGCCCTTCTCGGTTTATCTACTACCCCAGCCACAACTTCTCCAGTGGGGTGGGCGTGATCCTGGCTTCCTACACCTGGAACAACGATGCTGATTTTTTCCTGCCTCTCACGGATGAGAAGTGCCTGGATGTGGTCCTCCAAGACCTGTCAGATATCCACCAAGTGAGCAAGGAGTACCTGCAGTACACCTGCGACCAGTACGTGATACAGAAGTGGCAGCTGGACAAACACTCCCTGGGGGCATTTGCTGCCTTCACCCCTTACCAGTTCGTTGACTACTCGCAGGCTCTCTTTGAACACGAAGGCAGGGTGCATTTTGCAGGAGAACACGCAGCTCAGCCTCACGCCTGGATCGACACCGCCATGAAATCGGCCATCAGGGCTGCGAGCAACATCCACCATGACAGTGGTGAAGCCCAGATGCTGAACGAGGAGGGGGAGTGGGGGCAGACGGGGAGTTTCTTGCGGAGGGAAGATCTCTGA